Proteins encoded in a region of the Dorea longicatena genome:
- the ispF gene encoding 2-C-methyl-D-erythritol 2,4-cyclodiphosphate synthase, which translates to MRVGMGYDVHKLVEGRDLILGGVKIPYEKGLLGHSDADVLLHAIMDALLGAAALGDIGKHFPDTDPAYKGASSIRLLEEVGRMIDEKLYVIGNIDATIIAQRPKMAPHIEQMRKNVAEALHIEVDQVNIKATTEEGLGFTGTGEGISSQAIASLDTIANYSYRVGPSEGGCAGCGGCMKVQES; encoded by the coding sequence ATGCGCGTAGGTATGGGATATGATGTACACAAGTTAGTAGAAGGAAGAGATCTGATCCTTGGTGGGGTGAAGATCCCTTACGAGAAAGGACTTCTTGGTCATTCGGATGCAGATGTATTATTACATGCAATCATGGATGCGCTTTTGGGGGCTGCAGCGCTTGGTGATATAGGAAAGCATTTTCCGGATACAGATCCGGCGTACAAAGGTGCGTCCAGTATCAGGCTTTTGGAAGAAGTGGGAAGAATGATCGACGAGAAATTATATGTGATCGGCAATATCGATGCAACGATCATTGCGCAGCGGCCGAAGATGGCGCCGCACATTGAACAGATGCGGAAAAATGTGGCAGAGGCACTGCATATCGAGGTGGATCAGGTGAATATCAAGGCAACGACAGAAGAAGGACTTGGTTTTACTGGAACGGGAGAAGGAATTTCTTCACAGGCAATTGCAAGTCTGGATACGATCGCTAATTACAGTTACAGAGTCGGACCTTCAGAAGGTGGATGTGCCGGCTGTGGCGGATGTATGAAAGTGCAGGAAAGTTAG
- the gdhA gene encoding NADP-specific glutamate dehydrogenase produces MSYVDEVLEKVVAKNPAEPEFHQAVKEVLESLRVVVEANEEKFRKDALLERLVEPERQIKFRVPWVDDKGQVQVNTGYRVQFNSAIGPYKGGLRLHPSVNLGIIKFLGFEQIFKNSLTGLPIGGGKGGSDFDPKGKSDREVMAFCQSFMTELCKYIGADTDVPAGDIGTGAREIGYMFGQYKRIRGLYEGVLTGKGLSYGGSLARTEATGYGLLYLTEELLKINGKDIKGMTVAVSGAGNVAIYAIQKAQQLGAKVVTASDSTGWVYDPDGIDVAALKEIKEVKRARLTEYKNYRPNSEYHEGRGVWSVKVDLALPCATQNELHLEDAKQLVANGCVAVCEGANMPTTLEATQYLQENGVIFAPGKAANAGGVATSALEMSQNSERLSWTFEEVDAKLKNIMVNICHNMDDAAKRYGMEGNYVAGANIAGFEKVVDAMTAQGIV; encoded by the coding sequence ATGTCATATGTTGATGAAGTACTGGAGAAAGTAGTAGCTAAGAATCCTGCAGAGCCAGAATTCCACCAGGCAGTAAAAGAGGTATTAGAGTCATTAAGAGTTGTTGTAGAGGCTAACGAGGAGAAATTCAGAAAAGACGCTCTTCTTGAAAGACTTGTTGAACCTGAAAGACAGATCAAATTCCGTGTTCCATGGGTAGACGATAAAGGACAGGTTCAGGTTAATACAGGATACCGTGTACAGTTTAACAGCGCAATCGGACCATACAAAGGAGGATTACGTCTGCACCCATCTGTAAACCTTGGTATCATCAAATTCCTTGGATTTGAGCAGATCTTCAAGAACTCACTGACAGGACTTCCAATCGGCGGAGGTAAAGGTGGTTCTGACTTCGATCCTAAGGGAAAATCAGACAGAGAAGTAATGGCATTCTGCCAGAGCTTTATGACAGAACTTTGCAAATATATCGGAGCTGACACAGATGTTCCTGCAGGAGACATCGGAACAGGTGCAAGAGAGATTGGTTACATGTTCGGTCAGTACAAGAGAATCAGAGGCCTGTATGAAGGTGTTCTGACAGGAAAAGGATTAAGCTACGGCGGATCTTTAGCAAGAACAGAAGCTACAGGATATGGACTTCTCTACTTAACAGAAGAATTATTAAAGATCAACGGAAAAGACATCAAGGGAATGACAGTTGCAGTTTCCGGAGCTGGTAACGTTGCAATCTATGCAATCCAGAAAGCTCAGCAGCTTGGAGCTAAAGTTGTAACAGCAAGTGATTCTACAGGATGGGTATATGATCCGGACGGAATCGACGTTGCAGCATTAAAAGAAATCAAAGAAGTAAAACGTGCAAGACTGACAGAGTACAAGAACTACCGTCCTAATTCAGAATATCATGAAGGACGCGGTGTATGGTCTGTTAAGGTTGACCTTGCTCTTCCATGTGCTACACAGAATGAACTTCACCTTGAAGATGCAAAACAGTTAGTTGCTAACGGATGCGTAGCTGTATGCGAAGGTGCTAACATGCCTACTACATTAGAAGCAACACAGTATCTGCAGGAGAATGGTGTGATCTTTGCACCTGGTAAAGCTGCAAACGCTGGTGGTGTTGCTACATCTGCACTTGAGATGTCACAGAACAGCGAGAGACTTAGCTGGACATTCGAAGAAGTAGATGCAAAACTGAAGAACATCATGGTAAACATCTGCCACAACATGGACGATGCTGCAAAACGTTACGGAATGGAAGGTAACTATGTTGCCGGAGCTAACATTGCAGGATTTGAAAAAGTTGTAGATGCTATGACAGCTCAGGGAATCGTATAG
- a CDS encoding phosphoribosylformylglycinamidine synthase, translating to MSNVKRVYVEKKSGFDVQAKELKTEIRSYLGIKDVDSVRVLIRYDVENVSDETFEKACNGIFSEPPVDTLYKEEFPAEEGSRIFSVEFLPGQFDQRADSAVQCIQFIKEDEQPVIRTATTYVIHGGEGSLSDEEFEAIKEHCINPVDSREAQGEKPETLVTVFDEPADVKIFDGFKDMEENKLKELYDSLGLAMTFKDFQHIQNYFKSEEDRDPSMTEIRVLDTYWSDHCRHTTFSTELTDVSFGDGDYREPMEETYKQYIADHSEIFKGREDKFVCLMDLALMAMRKLKREGKLQDQEESDEINACSIVVPIEVDGVEEEWLVNFKNETHNHPTEIEPFGGAATCLGGAIRDPLSGRTYVYQAMRVTGAADPTVSVKDTLKGKLPQKKLVREAAHGYSSYGNQIGLATGAVKEIYHPNYVAKRMEIGAVLGAAPRRAVIRETSDPGDIIILLGGRTGRDGCGGATGSSKVHTEESIETCGAEVQKGNAPTERKIQRLFRREEVSKLIKKCNDFGAGGVSVAIGELADGLQIDLDKVPKKYAGLDGTEIAISESQERMAVVVDPKDVDEFMKYASEENLEATKVAVVTEDPRLVLSWRGKEIVNLSRAFLDTNGAHQETTVAVDIPNRKDSILVREEVKDVREKWLGMLKDLNVCSQKGLVEMFDGSIGAASVFMPHGGKYQKTETQAMVAKLPVLTGDCDTVSMMSYGFDPYLSTWSPYHGAIYAVTESIAKIVAAGGDYSKIRFTFQEYFRRMTEDPHRWSQPFAALLGAYSAQLGYGLPSIGGKDSMSGTFEDIDVPPTLVSFAVDIAKEKDIITPELKKAGDKLVWLRIETDNYDTPVYEKVMEQYGKFTEDIHSGKIVAAYALDRHGIAAAVSKMAFGNGMGVKIEHDVDARDLFAPAFGDIIAEVPADKVSELGITYTVIGEVTDSAAIEYNDVKIALDEAVSAWEETLEKVFPTNSGAEGQDAKVETGLYDTSDIYICDHKIAQPTVFIPVMPGTNCEYDSAKAFERAGAKVITKVFRNMSASDIVDSVEVFEKAIEQSQIIMFPGGFSAGDEPDGSAKFFATAFKNAKMKEAVEKLLNERDGLALGICNGFQALIKLGLVPSGEITGQQPDSPTLTYNTIGRHISKMVYTKVVTNKSPWLREAELGGVYTNPASHGEGRFVANKEWLDKLFANGQVATQYCDPEGNITMNEEWNVNGSYCAIEGITSPDGRVLGKMAHSERRNRSVAMNIYGEQDMKIFESGVKYFK from the coding sequence ATGAGCAATGTAAAAAGAGTGTACGTGGAGAAAAAATCAGGATTTGATGTACAGGCCAAGGAGCTTAAGACTGAGATCCGCAGCTATCTTGGAATCAAAGACGTGGACAGTGTTCGTGTACTGATTCGCTACGATGTGGAAAATGTATCCGATGAGACATTTGAGAAAGCATGTAATGGCATCTTTTCTGAACCACCTGTAGATACATTATATAAAGAAGAATTTCCGGCAGAAGAAGGAAGCAGAATCTTTTCTGTAGAATTTCTTCCGGGACAGTTTGACCAGAGAGCGGATTCCGCTGTTCAGTGTATTCAGTTTATCAAAGAAGACGAGCAGCCGGTCATCCGTACCGCGACAACTTATGTGATCCATGGAGGAGAAGGCAGCTTATCAGATGAAGAATTTGAAGCAATCAAAGAACACTGCATCAACCCTGTAGATTCCAGAGAAGCACAGGGCGAAAAGCCGGAGACATTAGTTACCGTATTTGATGAGCCGGCAGATGTAAAAATCTTTGACGGATTCAAAGATATGGAAGAAAATAAGTTAAAAGAATTATATGATTCTCTCGGACTTGCCATGACATTCAAGGACTTCCAGCATATCCAGAATTATTTTAAATCAGAAGAAGACAGAGATCCTTCCATGACAGAGATCCGCGTTCTGGATACATACTGGTCAGATCACTGCCGTCATACAACATTCTCGACAGAACTTACAGACGTTTCATTCGGCGACGGCGATTACAGAGAGCCGATGGAAGAGACTTACAAACAGTACATCGCTGATCACAGCGAGATCTTCAAAGGAAGAGAAGACAAATTTGTCTGCCTGATGGATCTTGCACTGATGGCAATGAGAAAATTAAAACGTGAAGGAAAATTACAGGATCAGGAAGAATCCGATGAGATCAATGCATGCAGTATCGTTGTGCCGATCGAAGTAGACGGTGTGGAAGAAGAGTGGCTTGTGAACTTCAAGAACGAGACACATAACCATCCGACAGAGATCGAGCCATTCGGTGGAGCTGCTACCTGCCTCGGAGGAGCCATCCGTGACCCACTGTCAGGACGTACATATGTATACCAGGCAATGCGTGTTACAGGAGCCGCTGATCCAACCGTATCTGTAAAAGATACATTAAAAGGAAAGCTTCCACAGAAGAAACTGGTTAGAGAAGCAGCACACGGATACAGCTCTTATGGTAACCAGATCGGACTGGCAACTGGAGCAGTAAAAGAGATCTATCATCCGAATTATGTTGCAAAACGTATGGAGATCGGAGCAGTACTCGGGGCAGCACCAAGACGTGCAGTCATCAGAGAAACTTCAGATCCGGGAGATATCATTATCCTTCTCGGCGGACGTACCGGACGTGACGGATGCGGTGGAGCAACCGGATCTTCCAAAGTACATACAGAAGAGTCTATCGAGACCTGTGGAGCAGAAGTACAGAAAGGTAATGCACCTACAGAAAGAAAGATCCAGAGATTATTCAGAAGAGAAGAAGTCAGCAAGCTGATCAAAAAATGTAACGACTTCGGAGCAGGCGGAGTATCTGTTGCTATCGGAGAACTTGCAGACGGACTTCAGATCGACCTTGATAAAGTACCTAAGAAATATGCCGGCCTTGACGGAACAGAGATCGCAATCTCTGAATCACAGGAACGTATGGCAGTTGTTGTAGATCCAAAAGATGTAGATGAATTTATGAAATATGCATCCGAAGAGAACCTGGAAGCAACAAAGGTGGCTGTCGTAACAGAAGATCCAAGACTGGTCCTTTCATGGAGAGGAAAAGAGATCGTAAATCTTTCACGTGCATTCCTTGATACCAACGGAGCACACCAGGAGACAACTGTAGCGGTTGATATCCCGAACAGAAAAGACAGCATCCTCGTAAGAGAAGAAGTAAAAGACGTAAGAGAAAAATGGCTTGGTATGTTAAAAGACCTGAATGTATGCTCACAGAAAGGTCTGGTAGAAATGTTCGACGGATCCATCGGAGCAGCTTCTGTATTCATGCCGCACGGTGGAAAATATCAGAAGACAGAGACGCAGGCAATGGTTGCCAAGCTTCCGGTATTAACAGGAGACTGCGATACCGTAAGTATGATGAGTTACGGATTTGATCCATATCTGTCAACATGGAGCCCATATCACGGAGCAATCTATGCAGTGACAGAGTCTATCGCAAAGATTGTTGCAGCAGGTGGCGATTACAGCAAGATCCGTTTCACATTCCAGGAATATTTCCGTCGTATGACAGAAGATCCACACAGATGGAGTCAGCCGTTCGCAGCTCTTCTCGGAGCTTACAGTGCACAGCTTGGATACGGACTTCCATCCATTGGTGGAAAGGACAGTATGTCAGGAACATTCGAAGACATCGATGTACCACCGACACTGGTATCTTTCGCAGTGGACATTGCAAAAGAGAAAGACATTATCACACCGGAACTTAAGAAAGCCGGAGATAAACTGGTATGGCTTCGTATTGAGACAGATAATTACGACACTCCTGTATACGAGAAAGTTATGGAGCAGTACGGTAAATTTACAGAAGATATCCACAGCGGTAAGATCGTAGCAGCTTATGCACTGGACAGACATGGTATTGCGGCAGCAGTCAGCAAGATGGCATTCGGTAACGGCATGGGTGTGAAGATCGAGCACGATGTAGACGCAAGAGACTTATTTGCACCGGCATTCGGAGATATCATCGCAGAAGTACCGGCTGATAAGGTATCTGAACTTGGAATTACTTATACTGTAATTGGTGAAGTAACAGACAGCGCAGCTATTGAATATAACGATGTGAAGATTGCGTTAGACGAAGCAGTATCTGCATGGGAAGAAACACTGGAAAAAGTATTCCCGACCAATTCCGGAGCGGAAGGACAGGATGCGAAGGTGGAGACAGGATTATATGATACATCTGATATTTATATTTGTGACCACAAGATCGCTCAGCCGACCGTATTTATCCCGGTAATGCCTGGAACAAACTGTGAATATGACAGTGCGAAAGCATTCGAAAGAGCAGGAGCAAAGGTAATCACAAAAGTATTCAGAAATATGAGTGCATCTGATATCGTTGATTCTGTAGAAGTATTTGAAAAAGCGATCGAACAGTCACAGATCATCATGTTCCCAGGTGGATTCAGTGCAGGTGACGAACCGGACGGATCAGCAAAATTCTTCGCAACAGCATTTAAGAATGCGAAGATGAAAGAAGCGGTAGAAAAATTATTGAATGAGCGTGACGGACTGGCACTTGGTATCTGTAACGGATTCCAGGCTCTGATCAAGCTTGGTCTGGTACCAAGCGGAGAGATTACAGGACAGCAGCCGGATTCACCGACACTTACATACAACACGATCGGCCGCCATATCTCCAAGATGGTCTATACAAAAGTAGTAACGAACAAATCTCCATGGCTCAGAGAAGCAGAACTTGGCGGAGTATACACCAACCCTGCATCTCATGGTGAAGGAAGATTTGTTGCAAATAAAGAATGGCTGGACAAGTTATTCGCAAATGGCCAGGTTGCAACACAGTACTGTGATCCGGAAGGAAATATCACAATGAACGAAGAATGGAATGTCAACGGTTCTTACTGTGCGATCGAAGGTATTACAAGCCCGGACGGACGTGTACTTGGTAAGATGGCGCATTCAGAAAGAAGAAACAGAAGTGTGGCAATGAACATTTACGGAGAACAGGATATGAAGATCTTCGAATCAGGAGTAAAATACTTCAAATAA